The proteins below come from a single Elusimicrobiota bacterium genomic window:
- a CDS encoding transposase has translation MPRRARLVIPGGLFHVIARGNERRKIFLDAADYSEFLERLRIGLEKSKCRCLAWVLMPNHFHLLIQSGPQGTAAPLMRRLMTGYVGYFNRRYRRSGHLFQNRYKSILCDRDSYLIELVRYIHLNPVRAGIVKTLDNLKLFPWAGHGTLMDHKPRKWQEVDDVLRSFGSTRRESQKRYLAFVKEGLGQGKREDLIGGGLLRSLGRKPGQWGGLQREPKMAYDDRILGSGDFVESVLKEAEKESLVKVNLTIEDLTEKVAKAMNIDKRDLLRKGRRSAVSEAKALLIYLGTGYKGMSCKSMAEMTGMSVQAASKAKERGRDFLESIPELSKLIS, from the coding sequence ATGCCTCGACGCGCACGCCTTGTGATTCCTGGTGGTCTCTTTCATGTCATTGCGCGGGGAAACGAACGGCGCAAGATATTTCTTGATGCCGCTGATTATTCTGAATTCCTTGAACGTCTGCGAATTGGTTTGGAAAAGTCGAAATGCCGATGTCTCGCCTGGGTCTTGATGCCAAATCATTTTCACCTTCTGATTCAGTCGGGCCCCCAGGGAACCGCTGCCCCCCTGATGCGGAGGCTAATGACTGGGTATGTGGGGTATTTTAACCGGCGGTATCGTCGATCTGGACATCTTTTCCAAAACCGATACAAATCGATTCTTTGCGATCGAGATTCCTACCTCATTGAACTTGTCCGATACATTCATCTGAACCCCGTGCGAGCTGGAATTGTTAAGACCCTGGATAACCTGAAATTATTTCCCTGGGCTGGCCATGGGACCCTGATGGACCACAAACCGCGGAAGTGGCAAGAGGTTGATGATGTTCTTCGAAGCTTTGGTTCGACACGACGTGAGTCACAAAAGCGTTACCTGGCATTTGTCAAAGAAGGCCTTGGTCAAGGGAAAAGGGAAGATCTGATAGGCGGAGGCCTCTTGCGTAGTTTAGGGAGGAAACCAGGACAGTGGGGGGGCCTGCAAAGAGAACCCAAGATGGCCTATGACGATCGAATATTGGGGAGTGGTGATTTTGTGGAATCTGTATTGAAAGAGGCGGAAAAAGAGTCGTTGGTAAAGGTAAATCTAACGATCGAGGACCTTACGGAAAAGGTTGCGAAAGCGATGAATATTGACAAGAGGGACCTGTTGAGAAAAGGGCGCCGCTCAGCCGTGAGCGAAGCGAAGGCCCTATTAATATACCTCGGGACAGGGTATAAGGGTATGTCATGTAAATCCATGGCGGAGATGACTGGAATGAGTGTGCAGGCGGCATCGAAA